In Nocardioides sp. W7, the genomic stretch ATCGGCGACACGTCGAAGATCTGGCTGCTGTTCCTGGCCGCGTTCCCGCCCATCACGATGGCCACCATCGGCGGCATCCGCGGAGTGCGCGAGGACATGGTCAACGCGGTCCTCTCCCTCGGCGCCTCGCGCCGCCAGGCGCTGACGTCGGTGATGCTCCCCGCGACGCTGCCCGAGATCCTCACCGGCATCCGGGTCGCGGTCGGCTTCGCCTGGACGACGGTCGTGGCCGCCGAGATCGCCAACGGCATCCCCGGCATCGGCGGGCTCGCCTACCTGGCGGGCCAGAAGCTGCGCCCCGAGCTCGTCCTCGCCTGCATCCTCGTGATCGGCCTCGCGGCGATCGCCCTCGATCTCGGTCTGAAGTACCTGGAGAAGGCCCTTGTCCCCTGGCGGGGCAAGGCGTGAACCACGCCGCCACGGCGTACGAAGGAGAAACCCGAATGACCCGAAAGACCACCGGCTTCGCGTTGTTCGCAACCGCCGCGCTCGCCCTGACCCTCAGCGGGTGCGTCGAGTCCGCCGACGAGCGCAAGGCCGCCGACGCCGCCGACGCCACCGGGAGCGACTGCCCCTGGACGCCCGACGAGTCGATCACCACGACCGCCCGGATCGCCTGGCAGGCCATCCCCAACGGCGACGCCGTCGTCAAGGACCTCGGCCTGCTCGAGGCGTGCATGCCGAACGCGAAGATCACCTGGGTCCAGGCCTCCTCGGGCGGCGACGTGATCACCTACTACGGAGCCGACGAGGTCGACCTCGGCCTGATGGGCTCGGCTCCGGCCGCCCGCTCCGCCTCCGCCCCGGTGATCCGCGACGTCGACATCGCCACCATCTGGATCCACGACGTCATCGGCGACGCCGAGTCGCTGATCGTCAAGGACCCCGGGGTCACCGACCTCGCCGGGCTGAAGGGCGCCACGATCGCCACCCCGTTCAGCAGCACCGCCCACTACTCGCTGCTGCAGGCACTCTCCGAGGCCGGTCTGGACCCCGCCAAG encodes the following:
- a CDS encoding ABC transporter substrate-binding protein, coding for MTRKTTGFALFATAALALTLSGCVESADERKAADAADATGSDCPWTPDESITTTARIAWQAIPNGDAVVKDLGLLEACMPNAKITWVQASSGGDVITYYGADEVDLGLMGSAPAARSASAPVIRDVDIATIWIHDVIGDAESLIVKDPGVTDLAGLKGATIATPFSSTAHYSLLQALSEAGLDPAKDVTVINLDPEKMPAAWQGDEIDAAWVWDPVQSELLEGGGARLISSADTAEAGRPTFDVGTVDRAFAAENEDFLTQWAKAQDHAVQLIQDDPAEAAESVAVVLGIDPAAAEAQFAGLEYVRAADQAGADYLGGKFAEDLLTTATFLLEQGEIEALSDAAVYAEHVDAGPATRAAE